CAGCGCAATCGAGGAGGTCTGGAACATGGCAAAGGGTGGGCTGACGCAGCAGGACCTGATGATCTGGGTGATGAACCACCCCAACGGGACGAAGTACTATTACCTGATCGAGAAGGAGCCCTTCGAGCGCGAGGGAGTGAAGAAGGCGGTACACCGGTTTGGCACCACGGGGGATGCTGTCTTCCGGTACCGCGATCAGGCGGAGGCGGAGCTGGCCAAGTTCCCGCCGGGCGACGCCGGCGAGCCGGCCGGGGCTGCCGGGTAGTCTGCCGCGCCGGGCCATTCGCAGCCCCGCGGGGCGCCGTGGGGACGCCACAGGGGTGCGGAGCCGCGGGCTCCGCACCCCTTCTCAGTGCACGCCGAAAAGGCCCAGGATCTCCTCCCGGGTCAAGCGCTGCAGCACGAACTGCTGCTCCTGGTCCTCGTTCAGCTCGGTGAGCGGGTCCATCACCTGGTGGAAGAGCTCCCGCTTCTGCTCCACCAGCTGGGCGATGCGCTCTTCCACCGTGCCCCGGGTCAGCAGGCTGGTCACGTGGACGGTGCGGCGCTGGCCGATGCGGTGGGTGCGGTCCTCGGCCTGCTGGGCGACGGCAGGGTTCCACCAGTGATCCAGATGGTAGACGTGGTTGGCCCGGGTGAGGGTGATGCCGACCCCGCCGGCCTTCAGCGACATCGCCAGCACCCGGGGCATCTCCTTGTGCTGGAAGTGGTGCACCACCAGCTGCCGGTTCCAGTCGCTGAGCGAGCCGTCGAAGAGGATGGCACCGAACGGCTCCAGCCGGGGCATGAGCCGCTCCAGGGTCACCTTCGGGTACTGGGAGAAGATGAGTACCTTCTCGCCCCGGTCGATCAGTTCGGCCAGCTCCTGCTCCAGGTAGTCCACCTTGCAGGAGGCGCCGGTTTCGGGGTCGAGGTTGCAGATCTGCTTCAGCTTGTTGAGCAGGGTGAGGGCGATCATCGGGGCGGCGGCGTGGCCGGCCTGCCGGATGGCCAGCACGCCGGCCCGCTCGGCGGCCTCGTAGGCCAGCCGCTGGGCCGGCGCCAGGTCCAGCCAGACGGTGCGGTACTCCTTGGGCGGCAGGTGGCGGAGCACGTCGGCCTTGCGCCGCCGGAGCACATAGGGCGCGATCCGCCGGTGGATCTCCTCCACCGGGCAGCCCTTCCGACTGGGCAGCAGGCCCGGCTTCAGGTAATGGAAGATGGCCAGCAGCTCCTCCACCCGGTTCTCCAGGGGCGTGCCCGAGAGCCCCCAGCGCCACCGGGCCTCCACCCGGGCCACCGCCCGGTGCGTCGCGGTCTCGGGGTTCTTGATCCGCTGGATCTCGTCCAGGAGGATCAGGTCGTAGGCGGCGGGATCGGCCAGACCGGCCTTCAGGTCCTCCCGCCAGGTCTCGTAACCGGTCACGTGAACGTGCGCCTGGCTGCGCCAGTACCACTGGCGCCGCTTCCGGGGCCCCTCCACCGGCACCGCACGCAGGTCGGGCGCCCACCGCCGCAGCTTGTAGTACCAGTCGAAGATCAGCGTCTTGGGACACAGGATCAGGGCCCGCCCGACCTCGCCCCGGCGGATCAGCAGCCGCAGCGCGGCGATGGCCTGGATCGACTTGCCCAGCCCCATCTCGTCGCCCAGCAGGGCGACGGGGTGCTCCATCAGATACCGGGCCCCCTCCTCCTGATAGTCGTACAGCTCCTCGCCGGGCGGAGCGTAGAGGGCGCCCGGGTCCGGTGCCGCACCCTCCGGCGCTGCCGGCAGGTCAAAAAACAGCAGGGGTGCGTCCGGACTCTGGCTGCCCCACTCACTCTCGGCGAAGATGGCGGGGGCGGGCGGCAACCCGAGGCTCTGGGTGACCGTCGACAGACTCACGGCGCAGACTCCCCCCGTTCGCTGCATTCTTCGTCCGGGATAGTCTGCGCCGTGCGCATGTAAACATAACAGGGATGTTCTGGTCAAACGCACGTGCGGAGGTGTTGCTCACGATGGCCGATGCGGCGGAGATTCGCAAGTTCGGTGTGGAGCCGGATTTCGAGCGGTACACGTACGATCCCAACGCCTGCTCCTGGTGCGGCCAGCCGGTGCTGATCATCCAGTCCAAGGAGCGCATGCCGGGCTACCGCACCGAGGCGACGGCGTGCGAGAACTGCATGTCGAAGCTCTCGAAGCGGACGCGCGCCAAGGAGTTTCGCTGGGTCTTCCTGCAGGACTGGCGGCCCGAGTAGGCGGGCACAACTGGGTGAGGTGTTCGGCGGTGAAGCGGTGCATGCCGCTGCTTGCGGCTCTGGTTCTGCTGCACGGATGTTCGTCCGTCCCGACTCCCCAGCAGGTCACCGAAGCGCAGGCCCGGTCTTTCTTTGACCAGGCCGTACATGCAGCGCTCACTCATGATGATGTGACCACACTGTGCGATCTCGCCGGGTCTCGCACCAACTGTCTCCTTGACCTGGAAAGGTTGCAGGAACGAACCCCGACGGAGGCGCCGGAGATCCTGTGCACGTATGAGCTGCCATCGCAGCAGACGGAGCGAGCCGCGCTCGTCGGGGGTCAGGTCCTGGTCGTTGCCGGTGCGGACGGGAAAGGTGACCCGTATCAGACGGAAGTGCTGGTCTTCCACGATGGTCAGGACTTGAAGGGGACCAACATCGTCTGGTGGTCGAACCGAGGCATCGGGGCAGCGAAGCTGGTGGAAGACGGCGAGGGCAACGTGTATGCCATGGCTGCCACGGCCGGGCCGGAGGAACGCGATCCGTGCCGGGACCGCTGATCCGGAAGAACGGGCCGTTGAACAGAGCCATCCTCATGCCGGGCTTCACCTGGAGCTTGGAAGCGAAGCTCACCCTATCCCTCCGTTCAGGGCCGCAATCGTCTCCTGCGGCACCCGCACGGGTTCCCGGGGGATCCGGGCAAGGTCGAAGCACGGGATCAACTCCTGCGGCCGGACGGGCTCGGGACGGTCGATGAGGCCGGCCAGGTATGCGAGGTGGCCCGCCACCGCCTCGGGCCGGGTCCCCGCCGCCCGGATGCCTGCGAGGGTCACCGCGCCGTGGCGCTTGGCCAGGCGGGCGCCGTCCGGCCCCAGCAGGAGCGGCAGGTGTCCGAACTGCGGCACCGGCCAGCCGAGGGCGCGGTAGAGCAGGATCTGGCGAGGGGTGGAGTCCAGCAGGTCCCCGCCCCGCAGCACGTGGGTGACTCCCATCAGGGCGTCGTCCACCACCACGGCCAACTGGTAGCCGATCACCCCGTCGGCCCGCCGCACGACGAAGTCGCCGCCGGCCCCCGGCGGGAAGTGCTGCGGCCCGGCCACGAGGTCGACGAAGGCGACGGGCTCGTCGGGCAGGGCGAAGCGGAGCGAGGGCGTCTTGCCGCCGGCCTCCCGGGCGCGGCGCTCCTCGGGCGTCAGGCGGCGGCAGGTGCCGGGGTAGACCGGCCCCTCGGCGGCCAGCCCGTGGGGGGCGGAGGCGATGGCCATCAACTGCGCCCGGCTGCAGTAGCAGGGGTAGAGGTGACCGGCGGCCTGGAGCCGGGCCAGGGCCTCCGCGTACAGCTCCGTCCGCTCGGACTGGTAGTAGGGCCCGTGAGGGCCGCCCGCGCCGGGCCCCTCGTCCCAGTCGAGGCCCAGCCACCGGAGGTCATCGCAGGCCTGCCGGGCCAGCTCCGCCCGGGAGCGGGCCCGGTCGATATCCTCGATGCGCAGGATGTACCGGCCGCCCGCCCGGCGCACGTGGAGCCAGGACAGGAGGGCGGTGAGGGCGTTTCCCAGGTGGAGTACCCCGGACGGGGTGGGAGCGAATCGGCCGCAGAGCATGATGCGATCACCCGGCCTACCTATTCTGCGCCGGGGACCGGCTTGCCCTGCACGGCGGGGACAGGTTATTCTGTTCAGGAGCACACGGGACAAGGTTGGAGGGAATCGGTCGATGCACAGGCGTTGGCAGGCGGCCGCCGCGCTGCTCCTCACCCTGGCCCTGCTGGCCGGGTGCGGCGGGGCGGGCAGGCCGCAGGACGTGTACCGCAACCGGCCCCCCGCGGGCCAGGACAGCGCCCGGACCGGAGGCCAGCCGGGCGGCAGCCAGGCGGGCGGACAGAGCGACGTCGGGCAGCGTGAACCCAAGCAGTGGGACGCACCCCCGGCGATGGCCATCGACCCGGAGAAGCGCTACATCGCTACGATGGAGACCAGCATGGGCACCATGACCTTCGAGCTCTTCGCCAAGGAGGTGCCCCAGACCGTCAACAACTTCGTCTTCCTCGCCCGTGAGGGCTTCTACGACGGGGTGGTCTTCCACCGGATCATCAAGGACTTCATGATCCAGGGCGGCGACCCGACCGGCACCGGCACCGGCGGCCCGGGCTACACCATCCCGGACGAGTACCCGGTGCAGCGGCCCTACAAGCGTGGCACCCTGGCCATGGCCCGCACCAGCCTGCCCAACTCCGCCGGCAGCCAGTTCTTCATCTGCACCGGGCTGGAGTGCGGCGGCCTCGGCCGGCAGCCGGTCTACGTGATCTTCGGCCAGCTGCTGGAGGGCGACGACGTGCTGACGCAGCTGGAAGACGTTGAGGTCACCAAGGGCAACGACTTCGACCCGGTGCCCTCCACGCCGGTGGAGCCGCCGGTGATCAAGCGGGTGACCATCACCGAAGAGTGAGTGCCCACGCGCCCCTGCCCGCATCCGGGCGGGGGCGCTGCGTGAGGGCGCTGCACCCCGGGGCATGCGGCGGAGGGAGGAGTGCGGATGGCGGATGTAAGGCTGCTCCTGCCGGAGCCGGAGGCGGGCTGGGCCGCCTGGCTCGGGGAGGTGTTCCGGCGGCTGTCGGACGCGTTCGGGCCGCGCCACTGGTGGCCCTCGGCCCTGGCGCCGGCGCCGGCGAAGGCCGGGCCGTTGGAGATGATCGCGGGGGCGATCCTGGTGCAGAACGTGGCCTGGACCAACGCGGAGAAGGCGGTGCGGGCCCTGGCGGAGGCGGGGCTCCTGGACGTGGCGGCGCTCCACGCGGCCCCCGTGGAGAAGATCGAAGTGCTCATCCGGCCGGCGGCCTACTTCCGGCAGAAGGCCCGGCGGCTGAAGGAGTTGGCCGCGCACGTGACCGCACGCCACGGGGGCGAGCTGGCCGCGATGCTGCGCCAGCCCCTGGCCGACCTGCGGGCGGAGCTGCTGGCGCTCAAGGGTATCGGGCCCGAGACGGCCGACTGCATCCTCTGCTATGCCGCAGGCCTCCCCGTGATGGCGATGGACGCCTACACCCGGCGCATCTTCTCCCGGGTGGGCCTCTTCGACCCCGGCGTGCGCTACGGCGAGATGCAGGCCTTCTTCCACGCCCACCTGCCTGAGGACCCCGACCTGCGGGGCGAGTTCCACGCCCTGATCGACGCCCTGGGCAACCGCCTCTGCCGAAAGCGGGAGCCCCGCTGCGCCGAGTGTCCGCTGCGGGACCTCTGCGGGCGCGTGGGCGTGGATGCGGATGCGGGATCGTGAGGGAGGAGCGCCCGTGCGCATCATCTTCAAGGACAAGAAGAACTCGTCGGGCACGATCAAGGACGGCGAGATCGTGCTCTACATCTCCAGCCGCCTGCCGAAGGCGGTCCAGGCGCGCCACATCGAGCAGTTGACGCAGCGGCTGGCCCCCCGGCTGGAGCGGGCCCGCCGTGCCGCCCTCTCTGGGCAGGACCCGCTGCTCGGCCTCACCCCCTCGCCCGTCACCGACGACGCCGCGCTGGAGGCCTGGGCGCGGCGGATCAACGCGCAGTTCTACGGGTTCCGCATGGGCCGGGTCCGCTTCCGCAAGCAGGAGTCCCGCTGGGGCTCCTGCAGCGGCCGGACCCGGAACATCCAGATCAGCCACCGGCTCCGGGGCGGCCCCCACGAGCTGCTGGAGTATGTGCTGATCCACGAGATCGCCCACCTGGGCGAGCTGAACCACAGTTCCCGCTTCTGGGCGCTGGTGGAGCGGGCCTGCCCCGACTGGCGGGAGCGGCGCCGCCTGCTGCGCCGCTATGAGGAGTACCTGAAGAGCCTGCCTGCGGCAGAAGGTTCCTTATCCACCACAGCGAACTTCTCCAGGCAACGTGCGTTCGCCGAAGAGGGGGATGGACGCGATGGCCGACTTTGAGCGGCTGGGCCTGTTCTACCTGGGACGCAACTACGACCCGGAACGGCAGCAGCCCACCGATG
The Symbiobacterium terraclitae genome window above contains:
- a CDS encoding M48 family metallopeptidase encodes the protein MRIIFKDKKNSSGTIKDGEIVLYISSRLPKAVQARHIEQLTQRLAPRLERARRAALSGQDPLLGLTPSPVTDDAALEAWARRINAQFYGFRMGRVRFRKQESRWGSCSGRTRNIQISHRLRGGPHELLEYVLIHEIAHLGELNHSSRFWALVERACPDWRERRRLLRRYEEYLKSLPAAEGSLSTTANFSRQRAFAEEGDGRDGRL
- the gluQRS gene encoding tRNA glutamyl-Q(34) synthetase GluQRS gives rise to the protein MLCGRFAPTPSGVLHLGNALTALLSWLHVRRAGGRYILRIEDIDRARSRAELARQACDDLRWLGLDWDEGPGAGGPHGPYYQSERTELYAEALARLQAAGHLYPCYCSRAQLMAIASAPHGLAAEGPVYPGTCRRLTPEERRAREAGGKTPSLRFALPDEPVAFVDLVAGPQHFPPGAGGDFVVRRADGVIGYQLAVVVDDALMGVTHVLRGGDLLDSTPRQILLYRALGWPVPQFGHLPLLLGPDGARLAKRHGAVTLAGIRAAGTRPEAVAGHLAYLAGLIDRPEPVRPQELIPCFDLARIPREPVRVPQETIAALNGGIG
- a CDS encoding DEAD/DEAH box helicase — protein: MSLSTVTQSLGLPPAPAIFAESEWGSQSPDAPLLFFDLPAAPEGAAPDPGALYAPPGEELYDYQEEGARYLMEHPVALLGDEMGLGKSIQAIAALRLLIRRGEVGRALILCPKTLIFDWYYKLRRWAPDLRAVPVEGPRKRRQWYWRSQAHVHVTGYETWREDLKAGLADPAAYDLILLDEIQRIKNPETATHRAVARVEARWRWGLSGTPLENRVEELLAIFHYLKPGLLPSRKGCPVEEIHRRIAPYVLRRRKADVLRHLPPKEYRTVWLDLAPAQRLAYEAAERAGVLAIRQAGHAAAPMIALTLLNKLKQICNLDPETGASCKVDYLEQELAELIDRGEKVLIFSQYPKVTLERLMPRLEPFGAILFDGSLSDWNRQLVVHHFQHKEMPRVLAMSLKAGGVGITLTRANHVYHLDHWWNPAVAQQAEDRTHRIGQRRTVHVTSLLTRGTVEERIAQLVEQKRELFHQVMDPLTELNEDQEQQFVLQRLTREEILGLFGVH
- a CDS encoding peptidylprolyl isomerase, which codes for MHRRWQAAAALLLTLALLAGCGGAGRPQDVYRNRPPAGQDSARTGGQPGGSQAGGQSDVGQREPKQWDAPPAMAIDPEKRYIATMETSMGTMTFELFAKEVPQTVNNFVFLAREGFYDGVVFHRIIKDFMIQGGDPTGTGTGGPGYTIPDEYPVQRPYKRGTLAMARTSLPNSAGSQFFICTGLECGGLGRQPVYVIFGQLLEGDDVLTQLEDVEVTKGNDFDPVPSTPVEPPVIKRVTITEE
- a CDS encoding endonuclease III domain-containing protein — encoded protein: MADVRLLLPEPEAGWAAWLGEVFRRLSDAFGPRHWWPSALAPAPAKAGPLEMIAGAILVQNVAWTNAEKAVRALAEAGLLDVAALHAAPVEKIEVLIRPAAYFRQKARRLKELAAHVTARHGGELAAMLRQPLADLRAELLALKGIGPETADCILCYAAGLPVMAMDAYTRRIFSRVGLFDPGVRYGEMQAFFHAHLPEDPDLRGEFHALIDALGNRLCRKREPRCAECPLRDLCGRVGVDADAGS